The Psilocybe cubensis strain MGC-MH-2018 chromosome 7, whole genome shotgun sequence genome has a window encoding:
- a CDS encoding Ubiquinone biosynthesis monooxygenase COQ6, mitochondrial — MSSFASTPTKVTWARLAVYRKVAGLQLVRRNSTRASTNVVNSDIVIVGGGPAGLALASALGSSSSLRKNVSVTLVEGGDLTQIKSWNPPPESFSNRVSSLTNTSRSFLQDIGAWSYVDETRTCQVEQLQVWDGISDARIEFSSNDLPSTSSMARLTENLNLQRGLLRHLDNIPEIQVLQKTKVTSIENDSSDRGGWPLVHLDNETTLRARLLVGADGFNSPVRQFAQIPSFGWAYDTQAIVATLNHFPRGAYEGPNTTGYQRFLPTGPIAFLPLSPSVSSLVWSTKPPIAKALLASDPGVLSCMINAAFRLPYASLKYLQNRIVDAHAAGTPLSPDEIREEIQWREHAHGIDQNSAYSCRTAGITNQGIPPADSEMLPPLVLQLQSGTMASFPLRFNHAESYIGDGSKGRTVLVGDAAHTIHPLAGQGLNLGLADAECLARCIQNSILSGGDIGSYTALLPYTQERYLANHTVMSACDKLHKLYSMEDERVVWVRSVGVEVLNELDSIKAAMMMTAGARQSARNSSMSSTGWALAGDAVASLSSGIQTAGTIGRIVGNYVDSVVGKLARK; from the exons ATGTCGTCCTTCGCCTCGACACCCACCAAGGTCACTTGGGCGCGTCTAGCTGTGTACAGGAAAGTTGCCGGTCTGCAGCTAGTCAGAAGAAATTCGACGCGTGCTTCTACGAATGTCGTGAATAGTGATATCGTTATTGTTGGAGGTGGGCCGGCAGGACTTGCTCTGGCGAGCGCGTTGG gctcttcatcatccttgCGTAAAAATGTTAGCGTTACACTTGTAGAAGGTGGAGACCTTACCCAAATCAAATCTTGGAACCCACCTCCCGAGTCCTTCTCCAACCGTGTCAGTTCATTAACAAATACATCCCGGTCATTTTTACAAG ATATTGGTGCATGGAGCTATGTCGACGAAACCCGGACTTGCCAAGTTGAACAGCTACAA GTTTGGGACGGGATTTCTGATGCACGGATTGAATTTTCGTCAAATGATTTGCCTTCTACGTCTAGTATGGCTCGGTTGACTGAAAATTTGAACCTCCAACGGGGCCTTCTTCGGCATTTGGACAATATACCTGAAATTCAGGTTCTTCAAAAAACTAAAGTCACATCCATTGAAAATGACAGCTCAGATCGAGGAGGATGGCCATTAGTTCACCTAGATAACGAAACAACATTAAGGGCAAGACTTTTG GTTGGTGCAGATGGGTTCAACTCACCCGTTCGGCAATTTGCCCAGATTCCATCCTTCGGGTGGGCTTACGATACACAAGCAATAGTTGCCACCTTGAACCATTTCCCCCGCGGTGCTTATGAAGGTCCAAACACAACTGGATATCAACGCTTTTTACCTACAGGACCCATTGCATTCCTTCCACTGTCTCCATCTGTATCTTCGCTAGTCTGGTCAACGAAACCACCGATCGCCAAAGCTCTGCTTGCATCTGACCCTGGTGTCCTCTCTTGCATGATCAATGCCGCTTTTCGTTTGCCTTATGCATCTCTGAAATATCTCCAGAACAGGATTGTGGACGCCCATGCAGCCGGTACTCCGCTTTCTCCAGATGAAATTCGAGAAGAAATCCAATGGCGAGAACACGCTCATGGAATCGACCAGAACTCGGCATATTCCTGTAGAACCGCTGGCATAACTAATCAGGGTATACCTCCTGCGGATTCTGAAATGCTTCCGCCGCTTGTATTACAGCTACAATCGGGGACTATGGCATCCTTCCCTCTGAGATTCAATCACGCAGAATCATATATTGGTGACGGTTCTAAGGGGAGAACTGTTCTCGTTGGTGACGCAGCACACACTATTCACCCACTTGCAGGACAAGGTTTGAATTTGGGATTGGCTGATGCTGAATGTCTTGCAAGGTGTATACAGAACAGCATACTTTCTGGTGGTGATATAG GCTCATATACGGCACTCCTGCCTTACACACAAGAGAGATATTTGGCTAATCATACCGTGATGTCCGCTTGTGACAAGCTTCACAAATTGTATTCAATGGAAGATGAACGGGTCGTGTGGGTGCGGTCTGTTGGAGTTGAGGTTTTAAACGAACTGGATTCAATCAAGGCCGCTATGATGATGACTGCAGGTGCAAGACAATCTGCAAGGAATTCTTCCATGTCGTCAACAGGTTGGGCACTTGCGGGAGATGCGGTAGCAAGTCTTTCCTCCGGTATTCAAACCGCTGGAACCATCGGGCGAATTGTTGGAAACTATGTCGATTCTGTGGTAGGAAAGCTGGCTAGAAAATAA
- a CDS encoding Exocyst complex component sec6, translating to MAAPAGPVSAAQAIGEYLQSPDDLVKVSAFRKKLEKEKASIDTRLKNGVKEQLQATRLGLKKFLSTRDNVQAIKDEMMTIEKECEDPSVRVATFDQISRVSMVHRNFESTEEMVNNLLDMAAQLDDLEQMLAADSREIIGPSPNLLIIHFQLNQLERFRNQTMHQAKKASAKSQETLTRWFERLNKMIAAFDEHILQLAQNVLPLVRAGHSDVVVKLIKIAEVEGKEDEKTVVMRFVKKAAKIDAALKFKSLQADARVLKHYRSKIMKAITQSIHDKIEDAYKSSEDNPVAFLGSLTWLYQDILRVESDVVPCFPKDYDIYSLYLREYHKALNGVVKKIATAKSDASVLLTLYDWLKEYKANMKELNVNPELLEPPLLDGKEQTLIEDYVQLIIRKLDEWSKNLMKTEVAEFTKRSEPPELDSDGLYGTQGGIILFQMVNQQIDLATESGQGAILARVVGETNRVMRGIQDQWSKVVETEFKKQIEKPEEVAGGLVEYCIALANDQIKSADFSESLLARIEPLVSEKYRVPINERLNDAIDGYLDVAKKCMQTLIDIIFNDLKPATKNLFQLPWYDGVMKQIVETMRDYMTDYQSYLNSSLLELLVEDLIDTFLLTYLNALANAPKLKMPMAAERFKEDITEVFQFFITLAPTKEVEARFEVLELILAMLEASKDIAFLSFWAFAKVHGPNIAFVEGLMKSRGDFDRSAVSEIMDSIKRKVKDEGLTDPPEPTIMKKVNVQNAFSRFLRT from the exons ATGGCAGCCCCTGCAGGTCCTGTATCTGCTGCTCAGGCTATTGGCGAATACCTACAGTCTCCGGATGACCTTGTGAAAGTCTCTGCTTTCCGAAAGAAActagagaaagagaaagccTCTATCGATACTAGGCTTAAAAATGGCGTCAAGGAACAATTACAGGCAACACGGCTTGGCTTGAAGAAATTCTTGAGCACTCGAGATAATGTCCAGGCTATTAAGGATGAAATGATGACTATAGAGAAGGAATGTGAAGATCCCTCTGTCCGTGTAGCTACATTCGATCAGATTAGCAGA GTATCCATGGTTCACCGCAATTTTGAATCGACTGAAGAAATGGTCAACAATCTGCTTGATATGGCTGCTCAATTGGACGATCTGGAACAAATGCTTGCTGCTGACAGCAGAGAAATCATCGGGCCGTCCCCTAATCTCTTAATTATACACTTTCAACTCAACCAACTTGAACGCTTTCGGAACCAAACTATGCATCAAGCCAAGAAGGCGTCTGCAAAGTCACAGGAAACTTTAACTAGATGGTTCGAACGCTTGAATAAGATGATCGCAGCTTTCGATGAACACATACTTCAATTGGCTCAGAATGTGCTACCGCTGGTTCGAGCAGGCCATTCCGATGTTGTTGTAAAATTGATCAAGATAGCAGAAGTAGAAGgcaaagaagatgaaaag ACAGTTGTTATGCGTTTTGTCAAGAAAGCAGCCAAAATCGATGCTGCGCTCAAATTTAAATCGTTACAAGCGGATGCGCGAGTGCTCAAGCATTATCGCTCCAAAATAATGAAGGCTATTACCCAGTCGATTCATGACAAGATTGAAGATGCATATAAGAGCTCGGAAGACAACCCCGTCGCTTTTCTTGGTAGTCTGACGTGGTTATATCAAGACATTCTTCGAGTCGAGAGTGATGTGGTCCCTTGCTTCCCAAAGGACTACGATATCTACTCTCTTTACCTCCGGGAATACCACAAAGCCCTCAATGGAGTTGTCAAAAAGATCGCGACCGCAAAATCGGACGCAAGCGTCCTTTTGACCCTTTACGACTGGCTAAAGGAGTATAAAGCTAATATGAAGGAGCTCAACGTTAACCCGGAATTGCTTGAGCCCCCGCTGTTGGATGGAAAGGAACAAACTCTTATTGAGGATTATGTGCAACTCATCATACGAAAACTTGACGAATGGTCGAAGAATCTCATGAAAACTGAAGTTGCCGAATTCACTAAACGCAGCGAGCCTCCTGAACTGGACAGCGACGGGCTCTATGGGACTCAGGGTggcatcatcctcttccaaaTGGTCAATCAACAAATTGATCTTGCTACTGAGAGTGGCCAAGGTGCGATTCTTGCCCGAGTCGTCGGAGAAACCAACAGGGTTATGCGCGGCATTCAAGATCAGTGGTCCAAAGTTGTCGAAACCGAATTCAAGAAGCAAATTGAGAAGCCCGAAGAGGTTGCCGGAGGTCTTGTGGAGTACTGTATCGCATTGGCCAACGACCAGATCAAATCCGCAGATTTCTCTGAATCATTGCTTGCTCGTATCGAACCACTGGTTTCTGAAAAATATAGGGTCCCAATTAATGAACGACTCAATGATGCCATTGACGGCTACCTGGACGTGGCGAAGAAATGCATGCAAACCCTCATCGATATAATATTTAACGATCTTAAACCTGCCACCAAGAACCTCTTCCAACTTCCCTGGTACGATGGGGTTATGAAACAGATTGTTGAGACCATGAGAGATTATATGACAGACTATCAAAGCTATCTCAATTCTTCCTTACTCGAATTGCTCGTAGAGGACCTCATCGACACATTCCTTTTGACGTACCTCAATGCCCTTGCTAACGCGCCGAAACTGAAGATGCCTATGGCAGCAGAAAGGTTTAAAGAGGATATTACAGAAGTTTTCCAGTTCTTCATCACGTTGGCTCCCACTAAGGAAGTAGAGGCACGATTTGAAGTCCTAGAATTAATCCTTGCCATGCTGGAGGCTTCGAAGGATATTGCCTTCCTCTCATTCTGGGCTTTTGCCAAAGTTCATGGTCCAAACATCGCATTCGTTGAAGGTCTAATGAAATCACGAGGTGATTTTGACCGCTCTGCTGTTAGTGAAATCATGGATAGCATCAAACGAAAAGTAAAAGATGAAGGTCTAACAGATC CTCCTGAACCTACCATCATGAAAAAGGTTAATGTTCAGAACGCGTTTTCTCGATTCCTACGGACATAA
- a CDS encoding glutamine-dependent NAD(+) synthetase, with protein sequence MGHLITLATSLNQWALDFQGNYERILASIAIAKERGATLRVGPELEIPGYGCLDHFLEGDTILHSWEVLAKILSSEETMGIICDIGMPVVHKNVIYNCRVIVHDKKVLLIRPKMWLANDGNYRELRYFTPWTKHRQWEDHYLPRIIQAVTKQTKVPFGDAVISTVDTCIGVELCEELFTPASPHILMGLDGVEIFTNSSGSHHELRKLYRRVELIKEATLKLGGIYLYANQQGCDGDRLYYDGCAMIAVNGRVVAQGSQFSLSDVEVVTATVDIEDVRAHRAKSSRSMQAASSESYHRVEVDFALTRGKFDEIKEEDMAGLIGSKSIPVKYHLPEEEIALGPACWLWDYLRRSRTQGYFIPLSGGIDSCATAVIVYSMCRLVAEAAARGERQVIADARRMTGEPEDSEYLPLDPREFSNRIFHTCYMGTENSSNETRQRAKQLSEAIGGYHIDLNMDSVVTAVRQLFGFVTGARPQFRSQGGSNAENLALQNIQARLRMVLAYMFAQLLPWVRGKNGGLLVLGSANVDESLRGYLTKYDCSSADINPIGGISKTDLKKFIAYAEYSFNLPILRSFLDAVPTAELEPITETYVQSDEADMGMTYDELSVFGRLRKIEKCGPYSSFTKLVHEWGSFLSPVQIAEKVKLFFFEHARNRHKMTTLTPAYHAESYSPDDNRFDLRPFLYPSRFPWQFKKIDEIAAVLPDRSTQAPGDKTKTE encoded by the exons ATGGGTCACCTCATCACATTGGCTAC CTCTCTCAATCAATGGGCTTTAGATTTTCAG GGAAACTATGAACGAATTTTAGCAAGTATCGCCATTGCAAAGGAACGTGGAGCGACTTTGCGAGTAGGTCCAGAACTTGAAATTCC TGGATATGGTTGTCTAGACCACTTTCTCGAAG GTGATACGATCCTTCATTCTTGGGAGGTACTCGCAAAGATTCTGTCTTCCGAGGAAACGATGGGAATAATTTGTGACATTGGAAT GCCCGTGGTCCATAAGAACGTCATTTATAATTGTCGTGTTATTGTTCATGACAAAAAGGTATTACTTATCCGTCCCAAAATGTGGCTAGCCAACGACGGAAATTATCGGGAATTGCGGTATTTCACCCCTTGGACGAAGCATAGGCAATGGGAAGATCATTATTTGCCTCGAATCATCCAGGCAGTTACTAAACAG ACTAAAGTTCCGTTCGGTGACGCGGTAATTAGTACTGTGGATACGTGTATTGGGGTAGAACTATGTGAAGAACTCTTTACACCTGCTAG TCCACACATACTCATGGGTCTGGATGGCGTAGAAATATTCACAAACTCAAGCGGAAGTCACCACGAGTTGAGAAAGCTATATCGTCGAGTTGAATTGATCAAAGAAGCAACTTTAAAG CTTGGAGGTATATACTTATACGCCAACCAACAAGGATGTGACGGCGATCGTCTATACTACGACGGCTGTGCCATGATAGCGGTTAATGGGCGAGTGGTAGCTCAAGGGTCTCAATTTTCTTTATCGGACGTTGAAGTTGTGACTGCAACGGTCGATATCGAAGATGTCAGGGCTCATCGAGCAAAGTCAAGTAGAAGCATGCAAGCTGCATCATCAGAATCTTACCATAGAGTGGAAGTCGACTTCGCTCTAACAAGAGGCAAATTTGATGAAATAAAGGAAGAAGATATGGCTGGTCTTATAGGAAGTAAATCTATTCCTGTGAAATATCATCTTCCCGAGGAGGAAATTGC cCTAGGCCCTGCTTGCTGGCTTTGGGATTACTTGCGGCGCTCACGAACTCAGGGTTATTTTATTCCTCTTAGCGGTGGAATTGATAGCTGCGCTACTGCCGTCATTGTATACTCTATGTGCAGACTGGTTGCAGAAGCTGCCGCCAGGGGAG AAAGACAAGTCATTGCAGACGCAAGACGGATGACTGGCGAACCCGAAGATTCAGAGTACCTGCCACTCGATCCCCGTGAATTTTCAAATAGAATATTCCATACTTGTTACATGGGCACGGAGAATTCCAGCAATGAAACCAGACAAAGAGCTAAACAACTTTCAGAGGCAATTGGCGG TTATCACATAGATCTTAACATGGACAGTGTTGTCACTGCGGTTCGACAACTTTTCGGATTCGTCACCGGGGCTCGCCCTCAATTCAGATCCCAAGGCGGCTCAAATGCAGAAAACCTGGCGTTACAAAACATACAA GCTAGACTGAGAATGGTTCTCGCATACATGTTTGCTCAGCTTTTACCTTGGGTTAGAGGTAAAAATGGGGGATTGCTTGTCCTTGGAAGTGCCAACGTCGATGAAAG TCTTCGTGGCTATCTTACCAAGTATGACTGTTCTTCGG CTGATATTAACCCAATTGGTGGTATCAGCAAAACCGACCTGAAAAAGTTTATAGCATATGCTGAATATTCGTTTAATCTGCCAATTTTGCGAAG TTTCTTAGACGCAGTCCCCACTGCTGAATTGGAACCCATTACAGAGACATATGTTCAGTCTGACGAG GCAGATATGGGGATGACATATGATGAGTTATCCGTCTTTGGACGCCTTCGAAAAATCGAGAAATGCGGGCCCTACAGCAGTTTTACGAAACTTGTTCATGAATGGGGGTCTTTCTTATCGCCTGTACAG ATTGCTGAGAAAGTCAAACTGTTCTTCTTCGAACACGCAAGAAATCGACACAAGATGACCACGTTGACGCCTGCCTATCATGCT GAATCATACAGTCCCGACGATAACA GATTTGACCTTCGCCCCTTTTTGTACCCATCTCGTTTCCCGTGGCAATTCAAGAAGATAGACGAAATCGCGGCAGTGTTGCCAGATAGATCTACTCAGGCGCCAGGAGACAAGACGAAGACGGAGTAA